A DNA window from Providencia huaxiensis contains the following coding sequences:
- a CDS encoding endonuclease/exonuclease/phosphatase family protein gives MAKRTYSVRYIAGEPAKRIQPMPVHMLGESLPIGLPLFAAGETLDVVTWNIYKQQRPNWKHTLNELVKDRKLILLQEAQMSPELISFAASHKLIADQVPALPFSPHPAGVMTLAASHPIYCCPLREKEPLLRLAKSALITVYPLPDGKHLMVANVHAINFSFGVDVYTRQLNKLGVHIAKHVGPVILAGDFNAWSRQRVNALKRFIRSVGLKEIAFSDDYRTKAFGRPLDYVFYRGLKVKNSTVLPTDASDHNPIMTKFTLSK, from the coding sequence TTGGCCAAAAGAACCTATTCTGTTCGGTATATTGCAGGTGAGCCCGCTAAACGTATTCAGCCCATGCCTGTACATATGTTAGGTGAATCACTTCCAATAGGTTTACCTCTATTCGCTGCGGGTGAAACCCTAGATGTGGTTACATGGAATATTTACAAACAGCAACGGCCAAATTGGAAGCACACTCTTAATGAGTTAGTAAAAGATAGAAAACTTATTTTGTTGCAAGAGGCTCAAATGTCACCTGAGTTAATATCTTTTGCTGCATCACACAAATTAATTGCTGATCAGGTACCTGCATTACCTTTTTCACCTCATCCAGCTGGAGTGATGACACTTGCGGCTTCACATCCGATATATTGCTGTCCTTTAAGAGAAAAAGAACCACTTTTACGACTGGCTAAATCTGCGCTGATTACAGTATACCCGTTACCAGATGGGAAGCACTTGATGGTCGCAAATGTTCATGCAATTAACTTCAGTTTTGGTGTGGATGTATATACGCGGCAACTAAATAAATTGGGTGTTCATATTGCTAAACATGTGGGGCCAGTGATCCTTGCGGGTGATTTTAATGCATGGAGTAGGCAACGGGTAAATGCACTAAAACGGTTTATTCGTAGTGTGGGTCTAAAAGAAATAGCATTTAGTGATGATTACCGTACTAAGGCTTTTGGCCGTCCTTTGGATTACGTGTTTTATCGTGGATTGAAAGTTAAAAATAGCACTGTACTACCGACAGATGCATCTGATCATAACCCTATTATGACCAAATTTACGCTTTCTAAGTAA
- the gmhB gene encoding D-glycero-beta-D-manno-heptose 1,7-bisphosphate 7-phosphatase → MSNGIPAVFLDRDGTINIDHGYVHKIDDFEFIEGSIEAMIELKKMGYALVVVTNQSGIGRGIYTEDQFMQLTEWMDWSLADRGVDLDGIYFCPHHPDADVEEYRQDCNCRKPKPGMLLDAQSFLNIDMASSIMVGDKLADIQAGKAAKVGTTVLVKSGEAVTDEGINNADIVISSIAELPEALKRIKK, encoded by the coding sequence GTGAGTAACGGGATCCCAGCAGTCTTTTTAGATAGAGATGGAACAATTAATATCGATCATGGCTATGTACACAAAATTGATGATTTCGAATTTATCGAAGGTTCAATTGAGGCAATGATTGAATTAAAGAAAATGGGTTATGCATTAGTTGTGGTAACTAACCAGTCTGGTATTGGGCGTGGTATCTATACAGAAGACCAATTTATGCAACTAACTGAATGGATGGATTGGTCATTAGCTGACAGAGGTGTGGACTTAGACGGTATTTACTTTTGCCCGCATCATCCTGATGCTGATGTTGAAGAATATCGCCAAGACTGCAATTGCCGTAAGCCAAAACCTGGAATGCTATTAGATGCGCAATCATTTTTAAATATAGATATGGCTTCTTCTATTATGGTGGGTGATAAGCTCGCTGATATACAAGCAGGAAAAGCAGCTAAAGTTGGCACAACGGTATTAGTAAAAAGTGGCGAAGCTGTAACAGATGAAGGAATAAATAACGCTGATATTGTTATTAGTAGCATTGCAGAACTGCCAGAAGCCTTAAAAAGAATCAAAAAATAG
- the metN gene encoding methionine ABC transporter ATP-binding protein MetN — translation MIKLSNINKVFQQGSRNIQALTDISLHVPAGQIYGVIGASGAGKSTLIRCVNMLERPTSGQVIVDGQDLTSMTEKTLTRARRGIGMIFQHFNLLSSRTVFDNVALPLELDNTPKEKIKERVNELLDLVGLTEKKDAYPANLSGGQKQRVAIARALANSPKVLLCDEATSALDPATTRSILELLKDINRRLGLTILLITHEMDVVKRICDQVAVISGGQLIEQDKVSEVFSHPKTPVAQAFIQSTLVIDIPDDYKERLKTEPGKDSSPLLKLEFTGQSVDAPLISMAVRKFDIDINILSSQIDYAGGVKFGVMLAELHGINGGVESTIAFLKEHHVKVEVLGYV, via the coding sequence ATGATAAAGCTCTCAAATATTAATAAAGTTTTCCAGCAAGGAAGCCGTAACATTCAAGCGCTTACTGATATTAGCTTGCATGTGCCTGCTGGTCAGATCTATGGCGTTATTGGCGCTTCAGGTGCGGGTAAAAGTACGCTTATTCGTTGCGTGAACATGCTTGAGCGTCCAACTTCAGGCCAAGTTATTGTCGATGGACAAGATTTAACATCAATGACTGAAAAAACGTTGACGAGAGCACGTCGCGGCATTGGCATGATTTTCCAACATTTTAACCTGTTATCTTCACGTACTGTTTTTGATAACGTTGCTCTTCCTTTGGAGCTAGATAATACGCCTAAAGAAAAAATTAAAGAGCGAGTGAATGAATTACTCGATTTGGTTGGGTTAACTGAAAAGAAAGATGCATACCCAGCAAACCTTTCTGGCGGACAAAAACAACGTGTTGCTATCGCTCGCGCATTAGCTAATTCGCCTAAAGTATTGCTCTGTGACGAGGCGACAAGTGCATTAGACCCCGCAACAACACGTTCAATTTTAGAATTATTGAAAGATATTAATCGCCGATTAGGCCTAACTATCTTATTGATTACTCACGAAATGGATGTTGTAAAACGTATTTGTGATCAAGTCGCTGTAATAAGTGGTGGGCAATTAATCGAGCAAGACAAAGTGAGTGAAGTATTCTCTCACCCGAAAACACCTGTCGCTCAAGCGTTTATTCAATCAACATTAGTGATTGATATTCCAGATGATTATAAAGAACGATTAAAAACAGAGCCTGGTAAGGACTCATCACCATTACTCAAACTTGAATTTACAGGGCAGTCTGTTGATGCTCCTTTAATTTCAATGGCTGTACGCAAGTTTGATATTGATATTAATATTTTAAGTTCACAAATTGACTACGCTGGTGGCGTAAAATTTGGGGTGATGTTAGCCGAGCTACATGGCATTAATGGTGGCGTTGAATCCACAATTGCATTTCTGAAAGAGCATCACGTGAAAGTAGAGGTTTTGGGTTATGTCTGA
- the metI gene encoding methionine ABC transporter permease MetI, whose product MSERMIYLLINGTIDTITMTFVSGFLGFVLGLPLGVLLYITRKDQVMENVGLYRALAVVINIFRSVPFIILLVWIIPLTSFLVGTTIGLKAAIVPLTIGAAPFIARMVENALLEIPSGLIESARAMGATPLQIIRKILIPEALPSLINAATITLIMLVGYSAMGGAVGAGGLGQIALQYGYQTYNPVVMNTVIVLLVILVNLIQFGGEYLMKKVSHR is encoded by the coding sequence ATGTCTGAGAGAATGATTTATCTGCTGATTAACGGCACAATTGACACTATCACAATGACCTTTGTTTCCGGCTTTTTGGGCTTTGTTTTAGGTTTACCATTAGGTGTATTGCTCTATATTACACGCAAAGACCAAGTAATGGAGAATGTAGGGCTATATCGAGCTCTTGCAGTTGTCATAAATATTTTCCGTTCAGTGCCATTTATTATTTTACTGGTTTGGATTATTCCATTAACTTCGTTTCTTGTTGGGACGACTATTGGTTTAAAAGCGGCAATCGTGCCTTTAACAATTGGCGCTGCACCGTTTATCGCTCGCATGGTTGAAAATGCGTTATTAGAAATTCCAAGTGGCTTAATTGAATCAGCCCGTGCGATGGGAGCGACTCCGCTTCAGATTATTCGTAAGATTTTAATCCCAGAAGCATTACCAAGTTTAATTAATGCAGCCACTATCACATTAATTATGTTAGTCGGATATTCCGCCATGGGTGGTGCTGTTGGTGCAGGTGGTTTAGGACAAATCGCACTGCAATATGGTTATCAAACTTATAATCCTGTTGTGATGAATACCGTTATTGTTCTCCTCGTCATTTTAGTAAATCTAATTCAGTTTGGTGGCGAGTATTTAATGAAAAAAGTTTCACATCGATAG
- a CDS encoding MetQ/NlpA family lipoprotein, whose translation MSIKLKSIAVVGALLGTLVLTGCGEKEKDANSIKVGVIMGKELEVAEVAQKVAKEKYGLNVELVSFNDFVLPNEALSKGDIDANAFQHKPYLDQQIKDRNYKLVPVGNTFIYPIAAYSKKIKSVDELADGSQIALPNDPTNLGRSLLLLQQQGLIKLKDGTGLMPTVLDVVENPKDLKFVELEAPQLPRALDDQKIALAIINTTWASSATPKLTPAKDGLFVEDKDSPYVNIIVAREDNKDSENVKKFIQAYQSDEVANKANEVFDGGAVKGW comes from the coding sequence ATGTCTATTAAATTAAAATCTATCGCAGTTGTCGGCGCGCTATTAGGCACACTCGTTCTCACTGGTTGTGGTGAGAAAGAGAAAGATGCTAACAGCATTAAAGTTGGTGTGATCATGGGCAAAGAATTAGAAGTTGCTGAGGTCGCGCAAAAAGTTGCTAAAGAAAAGTATGGTTTAAATGTTGAGCTTGTTTCATTTAATGACTTCGTTTTACCTAATGAAGCATTGAGCAAAGGCGATATCGATGCAAATGCATTCCAACATAAACCTTATCTTGATCAGCAAATTAAAGATCGTAACTATAAATTAGTCCCTGTTGGAAATACCTTTATTTATCCAATTGCGGCTTACTCTAAAAAAATCAAGTCTGTAGATGAACTCGCTGATGGTTCACAAATTGCGTTACCAAATGACCCAACTAACTTGGGCCGCTCATTACTGTTACTACAGCAACAAGGTCTAATTAAATTAAAAGATGGTACAGGTTTAATGCCAACGGTTTTAGATGTTGTTGAAAATCCAAAGGATCTAAAATTTGTTGAGTTAGAAGCCCCTCAATTGCCTCGTGCTTTAGATGACCAAAAAATTGCATTAGCGATTATTAATACGACTTGGGCAAGTAGTGCGACACCTAAATTAACCCCAGCAAAAGATGGTTTATTTGTTGAAGATAAAGATTCACCATACGTAAATATTATTGTTGCTCGTGAAGATAATAAAGATAGCGAGAACGTAAAGAAATTTATTCAAGCATATCAATCGGATGAAGTGGCAAATAAAGCTAATGAAGTCTTCGATGGTGGTGCAGTTAAAGGTTGGTAA
- the rcsF gene encoding Rcs stress response system protein RcsF, whose protein sequence is MRLLLLTLVTFVLAGCGINQYTSPGQNKGFTSMKLSKPVPSVTEPDTANVKLMNSPEELLGMPFKDLGVVSGESCRESVQSPPANLNTAKNSMLSQAAYIAADAVLLHQCQTMTSPGCYQATICEGSALQIVE, encoded by the coding sequence ATGAGACTGTTATTGCTCACTTTGGTGACATTTGTGTTAGCCGGGTGTGGAATTAACCAATACACGAGTCCAGGGCAAAATAAAGGTTTCACTAGTATGAAATTATCTAAACCTGTACCAAGTGTGACAGAGCCTGACACAGCAAACGTTAAATTAATGAATAGTCCAGAAGAGTTATTAGGGATGCCTTTCAAAGATTTGGGTGTTGTCTCTGGGGAATCTTGTCGAGAAAGCGTTCAAAGCCCTCCGGCAAATTTAAATACCGCAAAAAACAGCATGTTATCACAAGCTGCCTATATTGCTGCTGATGCCGTACTTTTACATCAGTGCCAAACCATGACCTCCCCGGGGTGTTATCAGGCAACAATTTGTGAAGGCAGTGCATTACAAATTGTTGAATAA
- the tsaA gene encoding tRNA (N6-threonylcarbamoyladenosine(37)-N6)-methyltransferase TrmO, whose amino-acid sequence MQSFQFNVIGHIESPYKEKFAIPRQPGLVQGGAGRLHLHSPFNDPNSVRGLNQFSHVWVLFVFHQTMENGWKPLVRPPRLGGNEKMGVFATRSTFRPNPIGMSLVELHGITVKNNQVILELGSLDLVDGTPVIDIKPYLPFAEAVSNATAGYAQDTPSDDMQVIFTPQTETELVAYQNHYPGIKQFISQVLMQDPRPAYKKQSTETREYAVHLLDFNIRWRVIDGVTEVFAIEPCEKSR is encoded by the coding sequence ATGCAATCTTTTCAGTTTAATGTTATTGGGCACATTGAATCTCCGTATAAAGAAAAGTTTGCAATCCCTCGCCAACCTGGACTTGTTCAGGGAGGTGCGGGGCGCTTACATTTGCATTCGCCATTTAACGACCCTAATTCGGTACGAGGACTCAATCAATTTAGCCATGTGTGGGTTTTATTCGTTTTTCATCAAACGATGGAAAATGGTTGGAAACCACTGGTGCGTCCTCCAAGACTCGGTGGCAATGAAAAAATGGGGGTTTTCGCAACCCGTTCAACATTTAGGCCAAACCCAATAGGTATGTCACTTGTTGAATTACATGGAATAACAGTAAAAAACAACCAGGTGATCCTTGAGCTTGGTAGCCTTGATTTAGTTGATGGCACTCCTGTTATCGATATAAAACCTTATTTACCTTTTGCTGAAGCAGTATCAAACGCAACCGCAGGGTATGCGCAGGACACTCCTTCAGATGATATGCAGGTTATATTTACCCCACAAACAGAAACTGAATTAGTTGCTTATCAAAATCACTATCCGGGCATTAAACAATTTATTTCACAAGTCTTAATGCAAGACCCTCGCCCCGCATACAAAAAACAATCGACTGAAACTCGTGAGTATGCAGTCCATTTATTAGATTTTAATATTCGTTGGCGAGTAATTGATGGTGTGACTGAAGTATTCGCTATCGAACCATGCGAAAAATCACGTTAA
- the proS gene encoding proline--tRNA ligase — protein sequence MRTSKYLLSTLKETPADAEVISHQLMLRAGMIRKLASGLYDWLPTGVRVLRKVETIVREEMENAGAIEVSLPVVQPADLWQESGRWEQYGPELLRFVDRGERPFVLGPTHEEVITDLVRNEITSYKQLPLNLFQIQTKFRDEVRPRFGVMRSREFIMKDAYSFHISQESLQETYDAMYEAYTKIFTRIGFDFRAVQADTGSIGGSASHEFQVLAKNGEDDVIFSTESDYAANIEFAEALAPTTPRGAPTEEMRLVDTPNAKTIAELVEQFNLPVEKTVKTLIVHAKKDSGHTLVALLIRGDHELNEIKAEKHPLVASPLEFATEAEIRNAVNAGPGSLGPVNMPLPIVIDRSVAVMSDFGAGANIDGKHYFGINWERDLALPQAFDLRNVVEGDPSPDGKGVLQIKRGIEVGHIFQLGTKYSEAMKASVQNEDGHNQIVTMGCYGIGVTRIVAAAIEQSHDDRGIIWPDAIAPFQVAILPMNMHKSYRVKEVAEKLYADLKANGIDVIFDDRKERPGVMFADMELIGVPYTIVIGDRNLDNNQIEYKSRRSDDKELVGLENIISFLKGKLGK from the coding sequence ATGCGTACTAGCAAATATCTGCTCTCAACTCTAAAAGAGACCCCTGCGGATGCAGAAGTTATCAGCCATCAGCTGATGCTGCGTGCAGGAATGATCCGTAAACTTGCTTCAGGTCTGTATGACTGGTTACCCACCGGTGTGCGTGTTCTACGTAAAGTAGAAACCATCGTTCGTGAAGAAATGGAAAATGCAGGCGCTATAGAGGTATCTTTACCCGTTGTTCAACCTGCAGATTTATGGCAAGAAAGTGGTCGTTGGGAACAGTATGGTCCTGAATTGCTACGTTTTGTTGATCGTGGTGAGCGCCCGTTTGTTCTCGGTCCGACTCATGAAGAAGTGATCACAGATTTAGTGCGTAACGAAATCACGTCTTACAAACAATTGCCATTGAATTTATTTCAAATTCAAACCAAATTCCGTGATGAAGTTCGCCCACGTTTTGGTGTGATGCGCTCACGTGAATTTATTATGAAAGATGCATATTCTTTCCACATTAGCCAAGAATCATTGCAAGAAACCTATGATGCAATGTACGAAGCCTACACCAAAATTTTCACACGTATTGGTTTTGACTTTCGTGCTGTTCAAGCTGATACCGGTTCTATCGGTGGCAGCGCATCCCACGAATTCCAAGTATTAGCGAAAAATGGTGAAGATGACGTCATTTTCTCTACTGAATCTGATTACGCAGCTAATATTGAATTTGCAGAAGCATTAGCACCAACAACACCACGTGGCGCTCCAACAGAAGAAATGCGTCTGGTGGATACACCAAATGCAAAAACAATCGCGGAGCTTGTTGAACAATTCAATTTACCTGTTGAAAAAACCGTTAAGACATTGATTGTTCATGCGAAAAAGGATTCAGGCCATACACTAGTCGCTTTGTTAATTCGAGGCGACCATGAATTAAATGAAATCAAAGCAGAAAAACATCCTTTAGTCGCTAGCCCATTAGAATTTGCCACTGAAGCTGAAATCAGAAATGCGGTGAATGCAGGCCCTGGATCTTTAGGTCCTGTAAATATGCCACTACCGATTGTTATTGACCGTAGCGTTGCAGTGATGAGCGATTTTGGTGCAGGTGCAAATATTGATGGTAAACACTATTTTGGCATCAACTGGGAACGTGATTTAGCATTACCACAAGCTTTTGATTTACGTAACGTTGTTGAAGGTGACCCAAGCCCAGATGGTAAAGGTGTACTGCAAATTAAACGCGGTATCGAAGTTGGTCATATATTCCAATTAGGCACTAAATATTCAGAAGCAATGAAAGCTTCAGTCCAGAATGAGGATGGGCATAACCAAATCGTCACTATGGGTTGTTATGGTATTGGTGTAACGCGCATTGTTGCCGCTGCTATTGAACAAAGCCATGATGATCGCGGAATTATTTGGCCGGATGCAATTGCTCCGTTCCAAGTGGCTATTTTACCGATGAATATGCACAAATCTTATCGTGTTAAAGAAGTTGCAGAAAAACTTTATGCTGACCTAAAAGCAAACGGTATTGATGTAATTTTCGATGACCGTAAAGAGCGCCCAGGCGTGATGTTTGCCGATATGGAGCTGATTGGTGTTCCATACACTATCGTTATTGGTGACCGTAACTTAGACAACAACCAAATTGAATATAAATCACGCCGTAGTGATGATAAAGAACTGGTTGGCCTAGAAAATATCATTAGCTTCCTAAAAGGTAAGCTCGGTAAATAA